In Bacteroidota bacterium, the following are encoded in one genomic region:
- a CDS encoding dihydroorotate dehydrogenase-like protein → MDLSTTYMGLKLKNPIVPSASPLSRDINTIKALEDAGASAIVLYSLFEEQITHEAMELNYLTTQGNESYAEAVTYFPQANEYHLGPEEYLAHLQKAKQAVNIPVIASLNGVTTGGWLEYAKNIEQAGADGLELNVYYIPTDPKYTGVDIENLYLDILKIVRSEVKIPVAVKLSPFFSSMANIAKKLDDNGANALVLFNRFYQPDIDLETLDVVPNIFLSTPQAMRVPLRWVAILYGKIKADIAATSGIHTSEDVLKMLMVGANVTMMCSALLENGPKHITKVVNDLQRWMEEHEYESVRQMIGSMSHKSVKEPAAFERANYMKVLNSYK, encoded by the coding sequence ATGGATTTATCAACAACATATATGGGTTTGAAATTAAAAAATCCGATTGTACCTTCGGCTTCACCTTTGTCGCGGGACATTAATACAATAAAAGCATTAGAAGATGCTGGCGCCTCGGCAATTGTTCTGTATTCACTCTTTGAAGAACAAATTACTCACGAAGCGATGGAGTTAAATTATCTCACAACACAAGGAAACGAAAGCTACGCCGAAGCTGTAACTTACTTCCCCCAAGCCAACGAATATCATTTAGGGCCTGAAGAATATTTGGCTCATCTGCAAAAAGCGAAACAAGCTGTAAACATTCCTGTTATTGCAAGTTTGAACGGCGTTACTACCGGCGGATGGTTAGAATATGCAAAGAACATTGAACAAGCCGGCGCCGATGGCTTGGAATTAAATGTTTATTATATTCCAACCGACCCAAAATATACAGGTGTAGATATCGAAAATCTTTACTTAGATATTTTAAAGATCGTGAGGAGTGAAGTAAAAATTCCGGTAGCAGTAAAACTATCGCCGTTCTTCAGTTCAATGGCAAACATAGCAAAGAAGTTGGACGATAACGGAGCGAATGCGTTAGTATTGTTTAACCGCTTCTATCAACCCGATATAGACTTGGAAACATTAGATGTTGTCCCGAATATTTTCTTGAGTACTCCGCAAGCGATGCGGGTTCCTCTGCGATGGGTTGCTATTTTATACGGCAAAATTAAAGCCGATATTGCAGCTACAAGTGGTATTCATACTTCTGAAGATGTTCTAAAGATGCTGATGGTTGGTGCCAATGTTACTATGATGTGCTCGGCTCTTTTAGAAAACGGACCCAAGCATATCACGAAGGTCGTTAACGACCTCCAACGCTGGATGGAAGAACACGAATACGAATCGGTCAGACAAATGATTGGAAGTATGAGCCATAAATCTGTTAAAGAACCGGCAGCATTTGAACGCGCCAACTATATGAAGGTGCTGAATAGCTATAAGTGA